A genome region from Acaryochloris marina S15 includes the following:
- a CDS encoding HigA family addiction module antitoxin, with translation MLMHNPPHPGEVIQGLFLEPNEWTLTDVANALEVSPGNFSRLVNGKIDLSSDMAVRLSRVLGLEPLTWMRMQADHDVWNAQQDNDHAELKRLAVKV, from the coding sequence ATGTTGATGCATAACCCACCCCATCCCGGCGAGGTCATTCAGGGATTGTTTCTTGAACCGAATGAATGGACCCTGACCGATGTTGCTAATGCACTAGAGGTCAGCCCCGGTAATTTCTCAAGGCTGGTCAATGGCAAAATCGACCTTAGCTCTGACATGGCCGTGAGGCTGTCTAGGGTTTTGGGCCTGGAGCCGCTAACCTGGATGCGAATGCAGGCCGATCATGATGTTTGGAATGCACAACAAGATAATGACCATGCTGAGTTAAAGCGGTTGGCGGTTAAGGTTTAA